AACCGCTTAATGAATCCAGCCCTTAGGGCCTTGATTGAATTTCTGCTGGAAGACAGGCCAGTGAAGAAGGCTGAATAGCCTGTTAATCATTGCGTGAGGCTTCTAACTTAGGGGCGTATTGTCCACAATGCTATAACAGGCTAAAGCCTTCGGACCAGCAAGGCCAGGCCAGTGCTTGAGGCGTTCTCTGTGATAAGGGACAGCGATAAGGAAAATAGACATGAGTAAAGTGGTGATCGTAACGGGTGGCGGTCGGGGTATCGGAGCGGCTACGTCAAAACTGTTAGCGTCTAAGGGTTACCTGGTTTGTGTTAATTATCGCTCAAATTCCGAAAGTGCTAATGAGGTAGTGAGCGATCTTACCCTGATAGGCGGGAAAGCGGTCGCCTTCAAAGCGGATGTGTCGATTGAAAGTGACGTTGTCGCGTTATTTGATGCGACTGAAAGAGCATTTGGTTCTGTCACTCACTTAGTTAATAACGCAGGGGTTTTACTTCCACAATCCAACCTTGTAGATATGGATGTTGAGCGATTTAATAAAGTCATGGTGTCTAATGTGACAAGTTGCTTTCTTTGTTCTCGAGAGCTGATTAAGCGAACGAAATCAGAAGGGGCTATCGTCAATGTCTCATCTGTCGTTTCTCGAACGGGTGCTCCGTTTGAGTACATCGATTATGCTGCTTCTAAAGGTGCAATGGATTCGCTAACCAAAGGGCTTTCGTTAGAAGTAGCATCAAAAGGCATTCGCGTTAATGCAGTAAGGCCGGGTTTTATTCATACTCAGATGCACGCTGATGGTGGAGAGCCCGATCGGGTTAAGCGTTTAGCGCCTCAAATCCCCTTGCAACGTGGTGGAACACCAGACGAAGTCGCTAATGCGATAACATGGCTGCTGTCTGATGATGCTTCCTATGTTACAGGCGCGTTTATAGATTTGGCCGGTGGTAAATAGCTCATAACAAAGCAGATCTAGACATGTATTTGGGCTTTTGTGTGAGGTGTATGTGTTGAGATAAATTTATATGGTAACCCTATGATAGATACTACTTTCAATGTTAGACGCTATATTGCTGAATACAGTGAAGAGACCGAAGAGTTAACCGCTGAGTATGATTTAGCTTCATTTGATCTGGTCAGCTTTCAAGCGGAGCTAAACGAGCCCAATAGTGAAGACCCAATGTTTGACTGCTATCCGATTCAAGAGATTAATGTCAGTTTTATTGAGCACTACATGAGCCATGAAATAGCATGGGACTTTAATAAAAATTCATACTTTGTTGAAGCTCATAGCATTTAAATAGACAGTTTAATGCACCTGCAGATGTCACCGTACAGTTAGTGGAAAGCTCTTTTGATGGTGCTTATGCGCCAGA
The genomic region above belongs to Amphritea japonica ATCC BAA-1530 and contains:
- a CDS encoding SDR family oxidoreductase, producing the protein MSKVVIVTGGGRGIGAATSKLLASKGYLVCVNYRSNSESANEVVSDLTLIGGKAVAFKADVSIESDVVALFDATERAFGSVTHLVNNAGVLLPQSNLVDMDVERFNKVMVSNVTSCFLCSRELIKRTKSEGAIVNVSSVVSRTGAPFEYIDYAASKGAMDSLTKGLSLEVASKGIRVNAVRPGFIHTQMHADGGEPDRVKRLAPQIPLQRGGTPDEVANAITWLLSDDASYVTGAFIDLAGGK